The Daucus carota subsp. sativus chromosome 9, DH1 v3.0, whole genome shotgun sequence genome window below encodes:
- the LOC108200996 gene encoding putative pentatricopeptide repeat-containing protein At1g12700, mitochondrial — protein MTTFNTIINSSCHLNTLDYAFSLLAGIIKSGWLPDVYTYNTLIKGLLSRDRPLEAEHLFRKLIRFREIQPDVVMYNTIIDGLCKTSNTSMALKLLRNMEEIGCRPDTVTYTSIIDSLCKERRVDHALDLLSVMTHKGISPNVITYNSLLQGLCSSGRWEDIERLLSEMGVSKIPHDLHTYNILVDAYCKEGRTKDAQDVIEIMIEKSVTPDVITYNTLMDGFCLTGKMDRALEVLNTMRSNGIAPDCYSFSILINGYCKRQVVDKAISLLRQMSAEGLEPVVETYNTLMHGLFQMGRHAEVHNLFHEMLKQGNKPDIVTCRILLDGLCKNRYMDEAISFVKE, from the coding sequence atgacaacCTTTAATACCATCATCAATTCTTCTTGTCACTTGAATACCCTTGATTATGCCTTTTCGTTGCTTGCTGGAATCATCAAGAGTGGTTGGTTGCCCGATGTCTATACCTACAACACTCTCATCAAGGGCCTTCTGTCTCGAGACAGGCCTTTGGAGGCTGAGCATCTGTTTAGGAAGCTTATCAGATTTCGAGAAATTCAGCCCGATGTAGTTATGTATAACACCATCATTGATGGTCTCTGCAAAACTTCAAATACTTCCATGGCTCTCAAGTTATTAAGAAACATGGAGGAGATAGGATGCAGACCCGATACTGTAACTTATACCTCGATTATTGATTCTTTGTGCAAAGAGAGACGAGTCGATCATGCATTGGATCTTCTGTCTGTAATGACCCACAAAGGCATATCACCAAATGTTATAACCTATAACAGCTTACTTCAAGGTCTTTGCAGCTCAGGCCGATGGGAGGACATTGAGCGGTTGTTAAGTGAGATGGGTGTTAGCAAGATCCCTCATGATTTGCACACCTACAATATATTAGTTGATGCATACTGCAAAGAAGGGAGGACAAAAGATGCTCAAGATGTTATTGAAATTATGATCGAGAAAAGTGTAACTCCTGATGTAATCACCTACAACACACTAATGGATGGATTTTGTTTAACAGGCAAAATGGACAGGGCATTAGAGGTGCTGAATACCATGAGGAGTAACGGGATAGCGCCAGATTGTTATAGCTTTAGCATTCTGATAAATGGCTATTGTAAGAGGCAGGTAGTAGACAAAGCCATCAGTCTCCTCAGACAAATGTCTGCTGAAGGTCTGGAGCCTGTAGTTGAAACCTACAATACACTGATGCATGGTCTCTTTCAGATGGGTAGACATGCTGAGGTGCACAACCTTTTCCATGAAATGCTAAAACAAGGTAATAAACCAGATATCGTAACATGTCGAATTCTGTTGGATGGCCTTTGCAAGAACCGATACATGGATGAAGCAATTTCCTTTGTAAAGGAATGA
- the LOC135146759 gene encoding pentatricopeptide repeat-containing protein At1g63330-like, producing the protein MSAIFLRRGAQRLACPFPLFSTKPNPNSQPNAPFIPSPSTTHPELKLLLYQKSKVGFNKLDDALLVFDKMLLLKSRLSVLHFNQLLAALVRMEEYSVAVSMFREMRLLSIPVDIVTFTTAIHSCCHLNTLDYAFSLLAGIIKSGWVPDVVTYTTLIKGLLSQDRALEAEHLFRKLIRFREIQPNVVMYNTIIDGLCKTSNTSMALKLLRKMENIGCRPDTVTYTSIIDSLCKERRVDHALDLVSEMTYKGISPDVITYNRLLQGLCISSRWEDIEPLLSEMGGQKIPLNLHTYNILVDAYCKEGRTKDAQDVIEIMIEKSVTPDVITYNTLMDGFCLTGKMDRALEVLNTMRSNGIAPDCYSFSILINGYCKRQVVDKAISLLRQMSAEGLEPVVETYNTLMHGLFQMGRHAEVHNLFHEMLKQGNKPDIVTCRILLDGLCKNRYMDEAISFFRMMECKGIVHDVQIHNILIDGLCKNRKLDEARNIFDKLASRGLQPNVITHNIMIRGLCQEGLFDEAKMLLSKMESSGCLPDDVTYNTIIRGSLLNKRYEEAVVLIENMRAHNFKADASTTSMVVDLLPEEEQEGQDPAVLAFCKWFLQ; encoded by the coding sequence ATGTCTGCCATTTTCCTGAGAAGAGGAGCTCAAAGACTCGCATGCCCATTTCCTCTGTTCTCTACGAAGCCTAACCCTAATTCACAACCCAATGCCCCCTTTATTCCTTCTCCATCCACCACTCATCCCGAGCTAAAACTACTACTCTATCAGAAATCCAAGGTTGGTTTCAATAAACTCGACGATGCTCTGCTTGTGTTCGATAAAATGCTCCTTCTGAAATCTAGGCTTTCTGTTCTGCATTTCAACCAACTGTTAGCCGCCCTCGTTCGGATGGAAGAGTACTCTGTTGCCGTCTCCATGTTTCGAGAAATGCGTCTGTTAAGCATTCCTGTTGATATTGTTACCTTTACTACTGCCATCCATTCCTGTTGTCACTTGAATACACTTGATTATGCCTTTTCGTTGCTTGCTGGAATCATCAAGAGTGGTTGGGTGCCTGATGTCGTGACCTACACTACTCTCATCAAGGGCCTTCTGTCTCAAGACAGGGCTTTGGAGGCTGAGCATCTATTTAGGAAGCTTATCAGATTTCGAGAAATTCAGCCCAATGTAGTTATGTATAACACCATCATTGATGGTCTCTGCAAAACTTCAAATACCTCCATGGCTCTCAAGTTGTTAAGAAAGATGGAGAACATAGGTTGCAGACCCGATACTGTAACTTATACCTCGATTATTGATTCTTTGTGCAAAGAGAGGCGAGTCGATCATGCATTGGATCTTGTGTCTGAAATGACCTACAAAGGCATATCACCAGATGTTATAACCTATAACAGATTACTTCAAGGTCTTTGCATCTCTAGCCGATGGGAGGACATTGAGCCGTTGTTAAGTGAGATGGGTGGTCAGAAGATCCCTCTTAATTTGCACACCTATAATATATTAGTTGATGCATACTGCAAAGAAGGGAGGACAAAAGATGCTCAAGATGTTATTGAAATTATGATCGAGAAAAGTGTAACTCCTGATGTAATCACCTACAACACACTAATGGATGGATTTTGTTTAACAGGCAAAATGGACAGGGCATTAGAGGTGCTGAATACCATGAGGAGTAACGGGATAGCGCCAGATTGTTATAGCTTTAGCATTCTGATAAATGGCTATTGTAAGAGGCAGGTAGTAGACAAAGCCATCAGTCTCCTCAGACAAATGTCTGCTGAAGGTCTGGAGCCTGTAGTTGAAACCTACAATACACTGATGCATGGTCTCTTTCAGATGGGTAGACATGCTGAGGTGCACAACCTTTTCCATGAAATGCTAAAACAAGGTAATAAACCAGATATCGTAACATGTCGAATTCTGTTGGATGGCCTTTGCAAGAACCGATACATGGATGAagcaatttccttctttcgAATGATGGAATGTAAAGGTATAGTTCATGATGTTCAAATACATAATATCCTCATTGATGGTCTCTGCAAGAACAGAAAACTTGACGAGGccagaaatatttttgataagctTGCTTCGAGAGGTTTGCAACCCAATGTCATAACACACAACATAATGATCAGAGGACTTTGTCAAGAAGGGTTGTTTGACGAAGCAAAGATGTTACTTTCTAAAATGGAATCTAGTGGTTGTTTGCCTGACGATGTGACTTACAACACGATCATCCGTGGAAGCCTCTTGAATAAAAGATACGAAGAAGCAGTTGTACTGATTGAGAACATGAGAGCTCACAATTTCAAAGCGGATGCATCTACCACATCCATGGTAGTAGACCTATTAcctgaagaagaacaagaggGCCAGGACCCCGCCGTTCTTGCTTTCTGCAAATGGTTTTTGCAATAG
- the LOC108202307 gene encoding probable protein phosphatase 2C 1 has product MEVRAKVEAHLRRLEDDASSPAHRRIKDSPFSSDAIFKQVCSMGLEEGDSVIMGSDGLLGNVFDHKIVSTIANNSTVVMAGIS; this is encoded by the exons ATGGAGGTCCGGGCGAAGGTTGAAGCTCATTTGCGACGCTTAGAGGACGATG CTTCGTCGCCGGCTCATCGGAGAATCAAGGATAGTCCTTTTAGCTCCGACGCTATTTTCAAGCAG GTTTGTAGCATGGGGTTAGAGGAGGGTGATTCTGTTATAATGGGTTCAGATGGTCTTCTCGGCAATGTTTTTGACCATAAGATTGTTTCAACAATAGCCAATAATAGTACTGTTGTTATGGCTG GCATTAGCTGA
- the LOC108202304 gene encoding pentatricopeptide repeat-containing protein At1g63330-like → MSAIFLRRGAQRLACPFPLFSTKPNPNSQPKPPFIPSPSTTHPELKLLLYQKSKVGFDKLDDALLLFDKMLLLKSKLSVLHFNQLLAALVRMEEYSVAVSMFREMRVLSIPVNIVTFNTAIHSTCHLNTLDYAFSLLAGIIKSGWVPDVVTYTTLIKGLLSQDRALEAEHLFRKLIRFREIQPNVVMYNTIIDGLCKTSNTSMALKLLRKMEKLGCKPDAITYTSIIDSLCKERRVDHALDLVSVMSVRGIPPDVITYNRLLQGLCSSSQWEDIEPLLSEMGAQKISPDLHTYNILVDAHCKEGRTKDAQDVIEIMIEKSVPPDVITYNTLMDGYCLTGKMDRALEVLNTMRSNEIWPNCYSYNILINGYCKRQEVDNAINLLRQMPVEGIKADVQTYSTIIHGLFQMGRHNEARNLFHEMLKQGNKPNIVTCRILLDGLCKNRYMDEAISFFRIMECKGIVHDVQIHNILIDGLCKNRKLDEARNIFDKLASRGLQPNVKTYTTMIQGFCQEGLFEEAKILLSEMETSGCLPNDVTYNTIIRGSLLNKRYEEAVVLIENMRAHNYEADASTTSMVVELFPKEQEEQDPAVLAFCKWFLQQKNDHVDSSSTFWI, encoded by the exons ATGTCTGCCATTTTCCTGAGAAGAGGAGCTCAAAGACTCGCATGCCCATTTCCTCTGTTCTCTACGAAGCCTAACCCTAATTCACAACCCAAACCCCCCTTTATTCCTTCTCCATCCACCACTCATCCCGAGCTAAAACTACTACTCTATCAGAAATCCAAGGTTGGTTTCGATAAACTCGACGATGCTCTTCTTCTGTTCGATAAAATGCTCCTTCTGAAATCTAAGCTTTCTGTTCTGCATTTCAACCAACTGTTAGCCGCCCTCGTTCGGATGGAAGAGTACTCTGTTGCTGTCTCCATGTTTCGAGAAATGCGTGTGTTAAGCATTCCTGTTAATATTGTTACCTTTAATACTGCCATCCATTCCACTTGTCACTTGAATACACTTGATTATGCCTTTTCATTGCTTGCTGGAATCATCAAGAGTGGTTGGGTGCCTGATGTCGTGACCTACACTACTCTCATCAAGGGCCTTCTGTCTCAAGACAGGGCTTTGGAGGCTGAGCATCTATTTAGGAAGCTTATCAGATTTCGAGAAATTCAGCCCAATGTAGTTATGTATAACACCATCATTGATGGTCTCTGCAAAACTTCAAATACCTCCATGGCTCTCAAGTTGTTAAGAAAGATGGAGAAGTTAGGTTGTAAACCCGATGCGATAACTTATACCTCGATTATTGATTCTCTGTGCAAAGAAAGACGAGTCGATCATGCACTGGATCTTGTGTCTGTAATGAGCGTTAGAGGCATTCCACCAGATGTTATAACCTATAACAGATTACTTCAAGGCCTTTGCAGCTCCAGCCAATGGGAGGACATTGAGCCTTTGTTAAGTGAGATGGGTGCTCAGAAGATCTCTCCTGATCTGCACACCTATAATATATTGGTCGATGCACACTGCAAAGAAGGGAGGACAAAAGATGCTCAAGATGTTATTGAAATTATGATCGAGAAAAGTGTACCTCCTGATGTCATCACCTACAACACACTAATGGATGGATATTGTTTAACAGGCAAAATGGACAGGGCACTAGAGGTGCTGAATACCATGAGGAGTAATGAGATATGGCCAAATTGTTATAGCTATAACATTCTGATAAATGGCTATTGTAAGAGGCAGGAAGTAGACAACGCCATCAATCTCCTCAGACAAATGCCTGTTGAAGGTATAAAAGCTGATGTTCAAACCTACAGCACCATCATACATGGTTTGTTTCAGATGGGTAGACATAATGAGGCGCGGAACCTTTTCCATGAAATGCTAAAACAAGGTAATAAACCAAATATCGTAACATGTCGAATTCTGTTGGATGGCCTTTGCAAGAACCGATACATGGATGAagcaatttccttctttcgAATAATGGAATGTAAAGGTATAGTTCATGATGTTCAAATACATAATATCCTCATTGATGGTCTCTGCAAGAACAGAAAACTTGACGAGGccagaaatatttttgataagctTGCTTCGAGAGGTTTGCAACCCAATGTGAAGACATACACTACAATGATTCAAGGATTTTGTCAAGAAGGGTTGTTTGAGGAAGCAAAGATATTACTTTCTGAAATGGAAACTAGCGGTTGTTTGCCTAATGATGTGACTTACAACACGATCATCCGTGGAAGCCTTTTGAATAAAAGATATGAAGAAGCAGTTGTGCTGATTGAGAACATGCGAGCTCACAATTACGAAGCGGATGCATCTACCACATCCATGGTAGTAGAGCTATTTCCTAAAGAACAGGAAGAACAGGACCCCGCCGTTCTTGCTTTCTGCAAATGGTTTTTGCAACAG AAAAATGATCACGTTGACAGCTCGAGCACATTCTGGATTTGA